A stretch of the Candidatus Jettenia sp. AMX2 genome encodes the following:
- a CDS encoding methylated-DNA--[protein]-cysteine S-methyltransferase: protein MRSEAVARNESDEQNSETASLTLAAGSAISRSWGRDCFRLRLHNDGCCRRGLLRQDPRNDKHMFIASVSEASFHDRRNRFPEKDENIKIYDGTKMTVKVSEIIMTNQETWYFSSFSTSIGNVYIAKNPRGICRISFPCHSEEDFLSDFPGKPVIRMERNNLALKYEIGLLGKYFKGKQVRFDFPLDVSQGTLFQKRVWEKLQEIPYGERRSYKWVAEQIGNPNAVRAIGMANNKNPLPPVIPCHRVIGSDGGLTGYASGLPVKKFLLDMEYHTMKNITGNQKFMHL from the coding sequence GTGAGGAGCGAAGCGGTTGCGAGGAACGAAAGCGACGAACAAAACTCGGAGACTGCTTCGCTAACGCTCGCAGCAGGCTCCGCAATCTCAAGGTCATGGGGGAGGGATTGTTTCAGGCTTCGCCTTCACAATGACGGTTGCTGCAGAAGGGGATTGCTTCGACAAGACCCTCGCAATGACAAACACATGTTCATTGCGAGCGTTAGCGAAGCAAGCTTTCATGACCGGCGGAATCGTTTCCCCGAAAAAGATGAAAATATAAAAATTTACGATGGTACAAAAATGACCGTGAAGGTCTCGGAAATAATCATGACAAATCAGGAAACTTGGTATTTCAGCAGCTTTTCAACATCAATTGGCAATGTATACATCGCTAAAAACCCAAGGGGTATTTGCCGGATATCTTTTCCCTGCCACAGCGAAGAGGATTTTCTTTCTGACTTTCCCGGGAAACCGGTTATAAGAATGGAAAGAAATAATCTGGCGCTTAAGTACGAAATTGGCCTCCTGGGGAAATATTTTAAGGGTAAACAGGTACGTTTTGATTTTCCATTAGATGTAAGCCAGGGGACCTTATTCCAAAAAAGGGTATGGGAAAAACTACAAGAAATCCCTTATGGTGAACGCCGGTCTTACAAATGGGTTGCGGAGCAGATTGGAAACCCTAACGCCGTCCGGGCAATAGGCATGGCCAATAACAAAAACCCTTTACCACCGGTTATCCCCTGCCACAGGGTTATCGGGTCTGACGGAGGTCTTACTGGATATGCCTCAGGATTACCTGTTAAAAAGTTTTTACTGGATATGGAATACCATACAATGAAAAATATTACAGGCAATCAAAAATTCATGCACTTATAA
- the murC gene encoding UDP-N-acetylmuramate--L-alanine ligase: protein MKDTSNQNTLQSPPDLPSATSYFLHTGKRNRRRSELLSYHFVGVGGIGMSAIAQVLKEQGHTVSGSDRNYDNQITPQVFSRLISQGIPLYKQDGSHIHENTDFVVVSSAIEEDNPEIKKARIFHTTIIKRADLLSKMFNHKYGIAVGGTNGKTTVSCMISFILDYAGLSPTFLVGGCIKNYINERYLGNAKTGTSEIMVIEADESDGSIILYTPRISVLTNISKDHKPVEEITQMFDTFSQNTSETLIMNADCPHLKRLPVKHRNIITYGLTNDAGVHARNMVLKPFQSTFSVDNQFFEINLPGSYNVSNALAAIAVARSLNISGNIIADALRQFNGVQRRMDIIGEVDGIKVIDDYAHNPEKVKAAIQTIKSGCRRIIAIFQPHGYGPASFMKEEFIDAFIKTLSPHDFLFMPEIYYAGGTAKKTISSADIIKQIQKSGKNACFIEQRDDSIPEILRLATRDDCILVMGARDYTLPEYCAKIVHGLMNRKTPLH from the coding sequence ATGAAAGACACTTCAAATCAAAACACGCTTCAATCGCCCCCGGATTTACCTTCTGCAACTTCATATTTCCTCCATACGGGGAAAAGGAACCGGAGGAGATCAGAATTGCTTTCATACCATTTCGTTGGTGTGGGAGGCATAGGTATGAGTGCTATTGCCCAGGTTCTTAAGGAACAGGGACATACTGTGAGTGGTTCCGACAGAAACTACGATAACCAAATTACCCCTCAGGTATTTTCCCGGCTCATATCCCAGGGTATTCCACTCTATAAGCAGGACGGCTCACATATTCATGAGAATACCGATTTTGTCGTTGTTTCCTCTGCCATTGAAGAGGATAATCCGGAGATTAAAAAAGCCCGGATATTTCATACAACAATCATAAAACGTGCTGACCTTCTCTCAAAGATGTTTAATCACAAGTATGGAATCGCAGTCGGTGGTACCAACGGAAAAACCACCGTAAGCTGTATGATAAGTTTTATCCTGGATTATGCCGGTCTCTCTCCTACCTTTCTTGTTGGCGGATGTATTAAAAATTATATAAACGAAAGATATCTGGGTAACGCAAAGACAGGAACATCCGAAATCATGGTAATCGAGGCTGACGAAAGTGACGGCAGTATTATCCTCTATACACCCCGTATATCCGTTCTCACGAATATTTCAAAAGACCATAAACCTGTAGAAGAAATAACTCAGATGTTTGATACCTTCTCACAAAATACCTCTGAAACACTCATCATGAACGCTGACTGCCCGCATTTAAAAAGATTACCTGTTAAACACAGGAATATTATCACCTATGGATTAACTAATGATGCCGGTGTCCACGCAAGAAATATGGTACTGAAACCTTTTCAATCCACGTTTTCTGTAGATAATCAATTTTTTGAGATCAATCTGCCCGGTAGTTATAATGTGTCGAATGCACTTGCAGCTATCGCTGTTGCAAGGAGTTTAAACATTTCTGGCAACATAATTGCGGATGCACTAAGACAGTTCAATGGTGTGCAACGCCGGATGGATATCATCGGAGAAGTTGACGGGATAAAAGTAATTGATGATTATGCACATAACCCCGAGAAAGTTAAGGCAGCAATACAAACAATAAAATCGGGCTGCCGGCGTATCATTGCCATCTTTCAACCTCACGGCTACGGTCCTGCCAGCTTTATGAAAGAGGAATTCATTGACGCTTTCATAAAAACCCTCTCCCCTCATGATTTCCTTTTCATGCCTGAAATATATTATGCCGGCGGCACTGCAAAAAAGACCATTTCTTCAGCCGACATCATAAAACAAATACAGAAATCCGGCAAAAATGCCTGTTTTATTGAACAACGTGACGATAGTATTCCTGAGATTTTAAGGCTTGCCACAAGGGATGATTGTATCCTTGTAATGGGAGCAAGGGACTATACCCTCCCGGAATATTGTGCTAAAATCGTGCATGGTTTGATGAACAGAAAAACACCATTACATTAA
- a CDS encoding OBAP family protein, whose translation MLRYSYKNMVNKIVLVWFAMFFGLITMVTKSTAAEIEHDGVDNVSKLKYADPVKDIHLYLCAFHIAKTNPNLQIEAHHYCSMRNLTISGGDIHQCIIYDSKDAPAKLLGIEYIISDETYQKLPEQEKKYWHPHAYEIISGQLIVPDLPDMGDKALEGFMTSWGKTFHTWPDPNTEIPMGEPLLMWSAGADGQISKELIDKRDKQFGISTDELRERRKMYGYQVPDVDVPKSIEDIGRQWSGKGPDKPKKLKEKE comes from the coding sequence ATGCTTCGGTATTCCTATAAAAATATGGTAAATAAAATAGTTTTGGTTTGGTTCGCCATGTTTTTTGGTTTGATAACGATGGTAACGAAAAGTACTGCAGCAGAAATAGAACACGACGGCGTTGATAACGTCTCCAAATTGAAGTATGCTGATCCGGTCAAGGATATCCACCTTTACCTCTGTGCATTCCATATTGCAAAAACTAATCCAAATCTTCAGATAGAAGCTCATCACTATTGTTCAATGCGCAATCTTACTATTAGCGGCGGAGATATCCACCAATGTATCATATATGACTCCAAGGACGCTCCTGCGAAGCTTCTTGGTATAGAGTACATTATTAGCGATGAGACCTACCAAAAGCTTCCGGAGCAGGAAAAGAAATATTGGCATCCACATGCCTATGAAATAATATCCGGACAACTCATTGTGCCCGATTTACCCGATATGGGAGATAAGGCACTCGAAGGCTTCATGACAAGCTGGGGTAAGACATTCCACACCTGGCCCGACCCAAACACAGAAATTCCAATGGGAGAACCGCTCCTAATGTGGTCTGCCGGCGCTGACGGCCAGATCAGCAAAGAGTTAATAGACAAACGCGATAAACAGTTCGGTATTTCAACAGATGAACTCCGTGAACGAAGAAAGATGTATGGCTACCAGGTTCCGGATGTTGATGTTCCAAAGTCAATAGAAGACATTGGCCGTCAATGGTCGGGAAAAGGACCGGACAAACCAAAGAAGTTAAAAGAAAAAGAATAA
- a CDS encoding HEAT repeat domain-containing protein yields MKELKNKPQVRGLAQNPLLLSLLCSLYQEKEITLPAQRCKIYEKAVTYLLEKWTRNRNPQPDAYIYAKISLLERLAYDFTCEEKEIFTVGEIANKISGYKKLDEFSDEFRDTKPSALITELSESDGILQKLEREGDRYLFLHRTFQEYLTASYINRVIEKKREEGIGRAKRHFWDYEWHETLSLLAGMMRDPGALIRALMEEKDDIFSTLPLLAGRCIAECTECNVPDDQLIHGIIDRIYGLWMKYPGLGFIQTCVVSLGQSRDHMIKQLQKALKDGDSDVRGRAVWALEKIGDARAVGALIQALKDGDCNVRGRAVWALEKIGGDRAVDALIEALKDKDSIVRERAAEALGEIGDARAVDALIEALKDGDCNVRESCGGVKEDR; encoded by the coding sequence ATGAAAGAGCTGAAAAACAAACCGCAGGTTCGTGGACTGGCTCAGAATCCTTTACTGTTATCACTTCTTTGCAGCCTGTATCAGGAAAAAGAGATTACCCTGCCCGCACAACGTTGTAAGATCTATGAAAAGGCAGTAACATACTTGTTGGAAAAATGGACCCGGAACAGGAACCCGCAACCGGATGCATATATTTACGCCAAAATCAGCTTGCTGGAGAGGCTTGCGTATGATTTCACCTGTGAGGAAAAAGAGATTTTCACCGTGGGTGAGATTGCTAATAAAATTAGTGGATACAAGAAGCTTGACGAATTCTCTGACGAGTTTAGGGATACCAAACCCTCAGCATTGATTACAGAACTCTCTGAATCAGATGGTATACTTCAAAAACTTGAAAGGGAAGGCGACAGGTATCTTTTTCTCCACAGAACCTTTCAGGAATATCTTACGGCTTCTTATATCAACAGGGTTATCGAAAAAAAACGGGAAGAAGGTATTGGTAGAGCAAAAAGGCATTTTTGGGATTATGAATGGCATGAAACCTTAAGCTTGCTTGCCGGCATGATGAGAGACCCTGGCGCCCTGATCCGTGCCCTGATGGAGGAAAAAGATGATATCTTCTCCACCCTGCCATTATTAGCAGGAAGGTGTATCGCCGAATGTACCGAATGTAATGTGCCTGATGACCAGCTTATTCATGGCATCATTGATCGTATTTACGGGTTATGGATGAAATACCCGGGGCTTGGTTTTATTCAAACCTGTGTGGTTTCTCTGGGTCAGAGCAGGGATCACATGATTAAACAATTACAAAAGGCGCTCAAGGACGGGGATAGTGATGTGAGAGGGAGAGCTGTGTGGGCCTTAGAGAAGATAGGTGATGCCCGTGCCGTGGGTGCATTGATCCAGGCGCTCAAGGACGGGGATTGTAATGTGAGAGGGAGAGCTGTGTGGGCCTTAGAGAAGATAGGTGGTGACCGTGCCGTAGATGCATTGATCGAGGCGCTCAAGGACAAGGATAGTATTGTTAGAGAGAGAGCTGCGGAGGCCTTAGGGGAAATAGGTGATGCCCGTGCCGTAGATGCATTGATCGAGGCGCTCAAGGACGGGGATTGTAATGTGAGAGAGAGCTGCGGAGGCGTTAAGGAAGATAGGTGA
- a CDS encoding HEAT repeat domain-containing protein codes for MGALIEALKDKDSWVRWNAAVALGEIGDVRAVDALIQAFKDEDSRARERTANALGKIGTLTTLEKLIKDPDLNIFAPEVFSLARSLAVRFRKEKSDFIPVYPELIDKHRKQVLFHIC; via the coding sequence GTGGGTGCATTGATCGAGGCGCTCAAGGACAAGGATAGTTGGGTTAGATGGAATGCTGCGGTGGCCTTAGGGGAGATAGGGGATGTCCGTGCCGTGGATGCATTGATCCAGGCGTTCAAGGATGAGGATAGTCGGGCTAGAGAGAGAACTGCGAATGCCTTAGGGAAGATAGGCACGTTAACAACGTTAGAAAAACTTATCAAGGATCCTGATCTTAATATTTTTGCTCCTGAAGTTTTTTCTCTTGCCAGATCGCTGGCGGTTCGATTCAGGAAGGAGAAATCAGATTTTATTCCTGTTTATCCGGAGTTGATTGATAAACATCGTAAACAGGTTTTATTTCATATATGTTAA
- a CDS encoding alpha-amylase family glycosyl hydrolase, with translation MKKLAVRFILIVFVIVLLFDCKPAYPQGGFHDDRVMLQGFYWESYRHGHPEKFPNFGNKKWYEIVHDQAVKIKEGRFDLIWLPPPSYSGNFSAGYNPKEYFNLNNSYGNFDQQRAMLEELLRNGIEPVADIVINHRDGLMQWADFKNPDWGTWAITKNDEAFWNRDSEVFGTPEEERGGEEEHPVEYTHHGGTTYQYVSFRDIDHTNRQVRRDIIKYLLQLKSIGYRGWRYDMVHGYHAKWIALYNKRSSPTFSVGEYDWDKHAEQRGWVWHSAITPGDLSTSSSVFDFSTFFTLKDHKGKYYAWYGEYGTGIGMIGDLTDGYTWKNKAVTFLENHDTGYRTNEDGSPQEHHTFDNFSNNWEVEQAYAYLLTHPGVPCVYWKHYFDWGNDLQQKIKALINARKVTGIDSGSTIYTQNNARAKGIYAAMIQGRNGQLYVRIGGNDMDWQPYFSNYKDYREYAHGSGWKVWVALPGNPELQQSSYKDAFPIPEYQPPETIEIPDAWLHEFLKAP, from the coding sequence ATGAAAAAGCTGGCTGTTCGATTCATACTCATAGTATTTGTAATCGTTCTTCTCTTTGACTGCAAACCAGCCTATCCACAGGGAGGATTTCATGATGACCGTGTGATGCTGCAGGGATTTTACTGGGAATCGTATCGTCACGGCCATCCTGAGAAATTTCCAAACTTCGGGAACAAAAAGTGGTATGAAATTGTGCATGATCAGGCCGTGAAGATTAAGGAAGGCCGTTTTGATCTGATTTGGCTTCCTCCCCCCTCATATTCAGGTAATTTCAGCGCCGGATATAATCCTAAGGAATATTTTAATCTGAACAACAGCTATGGTAACTTTGATCAGCAGAGGGCTATGCTTGAAGAGCTCTTAAGAAATGGCATTGAACCGGTAGCTGACATTGTGATTAACCATCGTGACGGTCTCATGCAATGGGCTGATTTTAAAAATCCCGATTGGGGCACCTGGGCAATAACGAAAAATGACGAGGCTTTCTGGAACCGGGATTCAGAGGTTTTTGGTACACCGGAGGAAGAAAGAGGTGGCGAAGAGGAACACCCTGTTGAATATACACACCACGGAGGCACTACCTATCAGTATGTATCCTTCCGGGATATCGACCATACAAACAGACAGGTACGCCGTGATATTATAAAGTATCTGCTACAATTGAAATCAATTGGATATCGGGGATGGCGGTATGATATGGTCCATGGATATCATGCCAAATGGATTGCCCTTTATAATAAAAGAAGCTCCCCCACTTTTTCAGTTGGTGAATATGACTGGGATAAACACGCAGAACAACGTGGCTGGGTATGGCATTCAGCAATAACCCCCGGTGATTTGAGTACCTCAAGCAGTGTATTTGATTTTAGCACCTTCTTTACCCTGAAAGATCATAAGGGAAAGTATTATGCATGGTATGGCGAATATGGGACAGGCATAGGAATGATCGGTGATTTGACTGACGGATATACATGGAAAAACAAGGCGGTCACTTTTTTGGAAAATCATGATACAGGATACCGCACGAATGAAGACGGCTCTCCTCAGGAACATCATACGTTTGACAATTTTTCAAACAACTGGGAAGTTGAACAGGCTTATGCTTACCTTCTCACTCATCCGGGAGTTCCGTGTGTATACTGGAAGCATTATTTTGACTGGGGTAACGACTTACAGCAGAAGATAAAAGCCTTAATCAATGCACGAAAGGTTACGGGTATAGATTCCGGAAGTACAATTTATACACAAAATAACGCCCGTGCAAAAGGTATCTATGCAGCCATGATTCAGGGGAGAAACGGCCAGTTGTATGTCCGGATTGGAGGGAATGACATGGATTGGCAACCGTATTTTTCAAACTATAAAGACTACCGGGAATATGCTCATGGTTCCGGCTGGAAAGTCTGGGTTGCACTTCCCGGAAACCCTGAATTGCAACAGAGTTCATATAAGGACGCATTTCCTATACCGGAATATCAGCCACCTGAGACTATCGAAATCCCGGATGCATGGTTACATGAGTTCCTCAAAGCCCCTTAA
- the speE gene encoding polyamine aminopropyltransferase, translated as MEKTLTNWIDEYFNRYELHRHAVKQIVYQAQTEIQKITIADTYNYGRCLILNDKFQTAEVDEFIYHEALVQPSLILHPHAESVLVIGGCDGATLREVLRHKLLKKAVMVDIDKEMVECAKKFLPSFHAGAFDDNRAELVIENGRKYLKQTKEQFDVIIMDVKDLLPDDSSRVLYSLEFYQIAAERVKEGGIMIVQSGAASLAEDSAFASICNTLGEVFSHVFPYVAYIPSYALQWGFAMATHNPGNLDITSEEIDNKIVSGITGNLRFYDSITHHALFNLPKYLRLSLQKQKRIIRDKEPVIYHSHGTL; from the coding sequence ATGGAAAAAACGCTGACTAACTGGATAGATGAGTATTTCAACAGGTACGAACTGCACCGGCATGCTGTTAAACAAATCGTATATCAGGCCCAAACGGAAATTCAGAAAATTACGATAGCGGATACCTATAATTACGGAAGATGCCTTATCCTTAATGATAAATTTCAAACTGCTGAGGTAGATGAATTTATTTATCATGAAGCACTCGTACAGCCTTCACTTATTTTACATCCACATGCCGAGAGTGTCCTTGTCATTGGGGGTTGTGATGGCGCAACCCTCCGGGAAGTCCTGCGGCATAAATTGTTGAAGAAAGCTGTGATGGTTGACATCGACAAAGAAATGGTAGAATGCGCAAAAAAATTTCTTCCCTCATTCCATGCAGGGGCATTTGACGACAATCGTGCAGAGCTTGTTATTGAAAATGGCAGGAAATATCTAAAGCAGACTAAGGAACAATTTGATGTAATAATCATGGATGTGAAAGATCTTTTACCGGATGATTCTTCCCGTGTGCTTTATTCGTTGGAATTTTATCAGATTGCTGCAGAAAGGGTGAAAGAGGGGGGAATAATGATTGTACAATCAGGTGCTGCATCTCTTGCAGAGGATTCTGCTTTTGCAAGCATATGTAATACGCTGGGTGAGGTGTTTTCCCATGTATTCCCCTATGTTGCCTATATTCCTTCCTATGCATTGCAATGGGGATTTGCCATGGCAACACATAATCCGGGTAATCTGGATATTACCAGTGAGGAGATCGATAATAAGATTGTTTCAGGAATTACGGGAAACCTTCGGTTCTATGATAGCATTACCCATCATGCATTATTCAACTTACCAAAGTATTTAAGGTTAAGCCTGCAAAAACAAAAACGGATAATACGTGATAAGGAACCGGTAATATATCATTCTCACGGTACTTTATAA
- a CDS encoding M50 family metallopeptidase translates to MIYFLLAIGLILIVLLSFTIHELWFKYVNNRIIKIFLFPGTVIHELSHAIMCLATGTTIKELNLYSSGDKGIKYDRPKVPGIFDFIITSAPVFGCVAFIHLIPRVLSNPIYFKTAYPKKLHDTFGGFLESLHHLYTTVLSNLVTFKEQFDISNIQHILFLILMIIFTVSIAPQKQDIKYLITGFGILSGIFFFIEKFGVQLSKNSWVVFCTRELWLTTAITLTILVPLLFVTLIIMGFAKVYTVTFGSKRSGKGSKSSSPSR, encoded by the coding sequence ATGATATACTTCCTGCTGGCAATTGGCCTTATTCTTATTGTTTTACTCAGCTTCACCATTCATGAGTTGTGGTTTAAATATGTCAATAACCGGATCATTAAAATATTTCTCTTTCCCGGAACCGTTATTCACGAACTCAGCCACGCAATTATGTGCCTTGCAACGGGAACAACGATCAAAGAACTGAATCTGTACTCATCCGGTGATAAAGGAATTAAGTATGACAGACCAAAGGTTCCCGGTATATTTGATTTTATCATAACTTCGGCACCAGTTTTTGGGTGCGTAGCGTTCATCCATCTTATTCCAAGGGTACTCTCAAACCCCATCTATTTCAAAACTGCATATCCCAAAAAATTACATGATACGTTTGGCGGGTTTCTTGAGTCATTACATCACCTGTATACTACCGTATTATCAAACCTTGTTACCTTTAAGGAACAGTTTGATATAAGCAATATACAACATATTCTTTTTCTGATATTGATGATTATTTTTACTGTTTCCATAGCACCTCAGAAACAGGATATAAAATATCTAATTACTGGCTTTGGAATTCTTTCAGGAATATTTTTTTTCATTGAAAAATTTGGTGTTCAATTGTCAAAAAATAGTTGGGTGGTTTTTTGCACAAGAGAACTTTGGCTAACAACTGCCATTACCCTTACAATACTTGTCCCACTGCTTTTCGTTACGCTAATTATTATGGGTTTTGCAAAAGTATATACCGTAACGTTTGGAAGTAAACGTTCCGGGAAGGGTTCGAAGTCCAGTTCACCTTCAAGGTAG
- a CDS encoding trypsin-like peptidase domain-containing protein encodes MPHYDIDTLRESMVKILQDDGQTTSGSGFIIREDGYIVTCHHVIYQLKKLGVEYKNQVFDATWCEDLSDPDVDIAVLKIDIENAKTVPIIKPKELQGPVTVYGFPVSKEEYFPKGFDVPAGQIQKSASVNTHATYNTLEIKFNNAWNRLPHKDSCFSSYRIHEKVDPGTSGGPVLAENLDGVVGIVQSSKTGETYIIRWDNILPSLDKLGLEPKKNAICRFLEDIENRFKEIKLFHIRQKILMENQYIPIQVTVERKYRHEIETSWGYSESEEELKRAYAVKGETEESQRTQVPWEDARKEYQKIMVLADPGMGKSTLLQMEALEIAINERQSLREEGKNIEDIIVPLNIKLYDLAKDTREVVDVIPDLVSRDYPKTSKGITGLLKEKLEEGKCTLLLDALDEVPLEHRRELAERLNRFAGNYDCPVICTSRIAGYGGAFLDGAKEVEIVPFAWNRQRIIFIHGLPMPGILSMMIRSLPRD; translated from the coding sequence ATGCCTCATTACGACATCGATACACTACGGGAATCGATGGTAAAGATCCTTCAGGATGATGGACAAACAACATCAGGTTCAGGTTTTATCATTCGCGAAGATGGATACATCGTCACTTGCCACCATGTCATTTACCAGTTAAAGAAACTCGGGGTAGAATATAAGAATCAGGTATTCGATGCAACGTGGTGCGAAGACCTCTCAGATCCGGATGTTGATATTGCTGTCCTGAAAATAGATATTGAAAATGCCAAAACAGTACCGATTATTAAACCCAAAGAGCTGCAAGGACCAGTTACCGTTTATGGGTTTCCTGTTTCAAAAGAAGAATATTTTCCAAAAGGCTTTGATGTTCCTGCCGGTCAGATACAAAAAAGCGCATCCGTTAACACGCATGCTACTTACAACACCCTGGAAATTAAGTTTAACAATGCGTGGAACAGGCTTCCTCATAAAGATTCATGCTTCTCTTCTTATCGAATTCATGAAAAGGTTGATCCTGGCACAAGCGGTGGTCCCGTCCTTGCAGAAAATTTAGATGGGGTGGTAGGAATTGTGCAAAGCAGTAAAACCGGGGAGACCTATATTATTCGATGGGATAATATTCTCCCAAGCCTGGACAAACTGGGATTGGAGCCAAAGAAAAATGCGATATGCAGGTTCCTGGAAGACATTGAAAACAGATTCAAGGAAATAAAACTTTTCCACATCCGGCAAAAAATTCTTATGGAAAACCAATATATCCCCATTCAGGTCACCGTTGAGAGAAAATACCGTCATGAAATAGAAACGTCATGGGGATATAGTGAGTCAGAGGAAGAATTGAAGCGTGCGTATGCCGTGAAAGGGGAGACAGAAGAATCGCAAAGGACTCAGGTACCATGGGAAGATGCAAGGAAAGAGTATCAGAAAATTATGGTGCTTGCTGACCCGGGTATGGGAAAATCGACTCTCCTTCAGATGGAGGCGCTCGAAATTGCCATAAATGAACGGCAAAGTCTCAGGGAAGAAGGAAAAAACATTGAAGATATCATCGTTCCACTCAATATTAAGCTTTATGATCTGGCAAAGGATACGAGAGAGGTAGTGGATGTTATCCCGGATTTAGTTTCCCGTGACTACCCGAAAACTTCAAAGGGAATCACCGGTCTTTTAAAGGAAAAGTTGGAAGAAGGGAAGTGTACCCTGTTGCTGGATGCGCTGGATGAGGTGCCTCTGGAACACAGGAGAGAGCTGGCAGAAAGGCTTAACAGGTTTGCCGGAAATTATGACTGCCCGGTTATCTGCACCTCAAGAATTGCCGGATATGGCGGCGCTTTTTTGGATGGCGCCAAGGAAGTTGAGATCGTGCCCTTTGCCTGGAACAGACAGAGGATTATATTCATACATGGTTTACCAATGCCAGGGATTTTATCAATGATGATTCGGTCTCTGCCACGGGATTAA
- a CDS encoding alkaline phosphatase family protein, translating into MLINKKKVFVLGLDSLPPELLFDRWINHLPHLKHLISHSIYGKMKSTIPAITCPAWVSMMTSADPGRLGLYGFRNRTGYDYNGLFFANSKSIHRDTVWNILSRVGKKVIVIGVPVTYPPQPVNGCMVTCFMTPGSKYEYTYPLELKSEIEEISGGYIFDVGEFRSNNKDPILKTIYEMTEKRFRLARHFIRSRAWDFFMMVEMGPDRIHHAFWKYFDESHPKYVPGSPYQDAVFNYYKYLDTEIGNILNLLSDDTLLLIVSDHGAKRMMGGICINEWLIQNGYLRLIQYPDEVTPFNKLIVDWKNTTVWGEGGYYGRIFMNVKRREPNGIIAPQHYEHFRNELIRKLEDMRDENGKVINTRAFKPEEIYSECNGIPPDLIVYYGDLFWRAIGTVGNRKIWADENDTGADDANHSQYGIFIMKNGKNSHGVQRDDVTIYDVAPTILDYLDVTVPGDMEGKIIKQ; encoded by the coding sequence ATGTTAATTAATAAAAAAAAGGTATTTGTTTTAGGGTTGGATTCGCTGCCACCCGAACTTTTATTTGACCGCTGGATAAATCATTTACCTCATCTAAAGCACCTCATTTCCCATAGTATCTATGGCAAAATGAAGAGTACCATTCCTGCCATTACCTGCCCGGCCTGGGTGTCCATGATGACGAGTGCCGATCCCGGCAGATTAGGTTTGTACGGGTTTAGAAACCGTACCGGCTACGATTACAACGGCCTCTTTTTTGCCAATTCAAAATCAATTCATAGAGATACCGTATGGAATATTTTGTCCAGGGTTGGAAAAAAAGTAATAGTTATTGGCGTTCCTGTGACCTATCCCCCCCAGCCGGTTAACGGATGCATGGTTACCTGTTTTATGACGCCCGGTTCCAAATACGAATACACATACCCTTTGGAATTAAAGTCTGAAATAGAGGAGATATCGGGGGGATATATCTTCGATGTGGGCGAATTCCGGAGTAATAATAAGGATCCCATTTTAAAGACAATTTATGAGATGACGGAAAAACGATTCAGGCTGGCACGGCATTTTATCCGCTCAAGGGCATGGGATTTTTTTATGATGGTAGAAATGGGGCCCGACAGGATACACCATGCTTTCTGGAAATATTTTGACGAGTCACATCCCAAATATGTACCCGGGTCACCCTATCAGGATGCTGTCTTCAATTACTATAAATATCTTGATACGGAAATTGGTAATATCCTGAATCTTTTAAGTGATGATACCCTGCTTCTCATTGTCTCTGACCATGGGGCAAAAAGAATGATGGGGGGGATCTGTATTAACGAATGGCTTATACAAAACGGCTATCTGAGATTAATTCAATATCCTGATGAGGTTACACCATTCAATAAGCTTATTGTCGATTGGAAAAATACAACTGTCTGGGGTGAAGGCGGATATTACGGGCGGATATTTATGAATGTAAAGAGGCGTGAACCCAATGGAATTATTGCTCCGCAGCATTACGAACATTTCAGGAATGAACTGATAAGGAAGCTGGAGGACATGAGGGATGAGAATGGCAAGGTTATCAATACACGGGCATTTAAACCGGAAGAGATTTATTCGGAGTGTAATGGCATACCTCCCGACCTGATTGTGTATTATGGAGATCTTTTCTGGCGGGCCATTGGTACTGTTGGAAACAGGAAGATCTGGGCAGATGAGAATGATACAGGCGCTGATGATGCAAATCATTCCCAATATGGCATATTTATTATGAAAAATGGCAAAAATTCCCATGGAGTGCAGCGGGATGATGTTACGATCTATGATGTTGCCCCTACCATACTAGACTATCTGGATGTTACCGTACCCGGTGATATGGAAGGGAAGATTATTAAACAGTAA